Sequence from the Luteibacter aegosomaticola genome:
ACATGCATTCGCGCCAGCGAATGAACCGATTCAAAAAGCACGGCCAGTAAAGGCGTCCCGACGTGAACAGCGACACTTTTTCACGTGCCTGTAACAAAGCCGCCGCGCTACACTACCGCCGTTTTGCCTCACACAAACTGGAGACCCCCCATGAGCACCCCGCTGAACCACCGCCGCATCCTGCTCAAGCTCTCCGGTGAAGCCCTGATGGGCAGCGAAGACTACGGTATCGACCCCAAGGTCATCGGCCGTCTCGCCAAGGAAATCCTCGAAGTCATCGACGCTGGCGTCCAGGTCGGCGTCGTCATCGGCGGCGGCAACATCTTCCGCGGCGCCGGCCTCGCCGCCTCCGGCATGGACCGCGTCACCGGCGACCACATGGGCATGCTCGCCACCGTCATGAACGCCCTCGCCATGCAGGACGCCATCGAGAAGCTCGGCGGCGAAGCCCGCACCATGAGCGCCATCAAGATCAACGAAGTCTGCGAAGACTTCATCCGCCGCCGCGCCATCCGCCACCTCGAAAAGGGCCGCGTCGCCCTCTTCGCCGCCGGCATCGGCAACCCCTTCTTCACCACCGACTCCGCCGCCGCCCTTCGCGCCGTCGAAATCGGTGCCGATCTCCTGCTCAAGGCCACCAAGGTCGACGGCGTCTACAGCGCCGACCCCAAGCGCGACCCCACGGCCACCCGCTACGACCACCTCAGCTACAACCAGGTCATCGAGCGCCGCCTCGAAGTCATGGATACCGCCGCCATCGCGCTCTGCCGCGAAAACAAGCTCCCGCTGCGCATCTACGACATGACCCAGCCCGGCAACCTCATGAAGATCATGAAGGGCGAACCCGTGGGCACCCTGGTGGACGCCGGCTAAACCGGCCTCCGGCCGCCCTGCTATACTCGCCTGCTGACCAGATCCACCGGAAAACCGCCCATGATCAATGACATCAAGAAAGATGCTGAGACCCGCATGGGCAAGAGCATCGATTCGCTCAAGCACGACCTCAAGTCGATCCGCACCGGTCGCGCCAACCCCGCGATCCTCGAGAACATCCGCGTGCCCTATTACGGCAGCGATACCCCGCTCTCGCAGGTCGCCAACGTCACCACGCCCGACGCACGTTCGCTGTCCGTCAAGCCATTCGACAAGGCCATGATCGGCCCGATCGAAAAGGCCATCATGGCATCCGATCTCGGCATCACGCCGACCACCATGGGCATGGACATCCGCCTGAACTTCCCGCCGCCGACCGAGGAGCGCCGCAAGGAGCTCGCCAAGACCGTGGCTAAGGAAGGCGAGCAGGCCAAGATCGCCATCCGCAACGTCCGTCGCGATGCCATCCAGCACGTCGACAAGCTCCTGAAGGACAAGGCCGTTACGGAAGACGACAAGAAGCGTGCCGATGACGACATCCAGAAGCTGACCGACAAGTTCATCAAGGAAGTGGACGACGTCGTCAAGGAAAAGGAAAAGGAGCTGATGGCGCTCTGACGCGCCATCGGTCCTGCGCCCATGGCCGCGAAACCCGATGCCCGGGTTCCCCGCCACATCGCCATCGTCATGGATGGCAACGGCCGCTGGGCGAAGCAGCGTCTTCGCCCGCGGACGTTTGGCCACCACGCCGGCCAGAAGGCCGTGCGTACGGCCGTCGAATTCTGCCTCCAGCGCGGCGTCGCCTCGCTGACGCTGTTCGCCTTCTCCAGTGAGAACTGGTCGCGGCCGGCCACCGAGGTCTCGGCGCTCATGGAGCTGTTCCTGAAGGCCATCGACCGGGAAGTGGATGAGCTGCACGGCAACGGCGTGCGCATTCGCTTCGTGGGCGATCTGGAAGCCTTCGCACCCGAGCTTCGCGCACGCATGCTCGGCGCCATGGAGCGCACCTCCGGCAACATCGCGCTGAACATGAACGTCGCCGTGAATTACGGTGGCCGCTGGGATATCGCCAACGCGGCGCGCCTGGCCGCCGAAGCCGCGGCGCGCGGCGAGTTTTCACTGGCCGAACTCGACGAGCAGCGCCTCAACAGCTTCACCTGCCTCGCCGACCAGCCGCCGCTCGATCTTTTCATCCGCACCGGCGGCGAACGCCGGGTGAGCAACTTCCTGCTCTGGCAGCTTGCCTACGCCGAGCTCTATTTCACCGACACCCTGTGGCCCGATGTCGACCAGGCCTGCCTCGCCGAGGCTCTGGACGACTATGCCCGCCGTGAGCGCCGCTATGGCCGCACGGGCGAGCAGGTCGCCGCAGGCTAACGCCGGACCCCCATGCTGAAGCAACGCATCATCACCGCGCTGATCCTCCTTCCGGCGGTGCTCGCCCTCATCCTGCTGCCGCCGACTACCTTTTTCGCGGCGGTGGTCGCCATCGTCTTCGTCGGCGCGGCGTGGGAATGGGCGCAGCTTGCGGGCTTCCGCACCCCGGTGAGCCGCGGCATCGTTGCCGCCGCCGCTGCCGTCGTCTTCGTCGTGATGTTGGTCGTGAGCACGCATGGCCTGCTGGCCGCGCTTACCTTCGCCGGCGTGGCGTGGTGGATCGGCTGCTGTTTCTGGCTGCGCCATTTTACGTTCGCCGCCGCACCCAACAACGAAAACCGCATGCTGAAGCTCGGTGCGGGCGTCCTTGTCATCCTGCCGGCGCTGGCCGCCGCCACCGATCTCCACGCCAGCGATCGCGGCCACTGGTGGACCCTGCTCGCGCTGGCCATCGTGTGGGCCGCAGACACCGGTGCCTACTTCAGCGGCCGCTACTTCGGCCGCCGCAAGCTGGCACCGAGGATTTCCCCTGGGAAGACCTGGGCCGGTGTTTACGGTGCCGTTGTTGGCGGAGGCCTCGTAGCCTTCGTCGGCGGCTGGCTGCTGGGCGTTGAAGATGGGGCGAAGCTTGTTGGCCTGACCATCCTGGGCGTCATCACCGTAGCCGTAGCGGTCGTCGGCGATCTCTTCGAAAGCCTGATGAAGCGCCACGCTTCGGTCAAGGATTCCGGCAACCTCATCCCCGGCCACGGTGGCCTGCTCGATCGCCTGGATAGCGTCTTCGCGGCCCTGCCGATCTTCGCGGCGGGCAAGCTCCTGCTAGGCCTGTAGCCATGGCCATCCGCCAGGTAGGGGTCCTCGGCGCCACGGGTTCGATCGGCACCAGCACGCTGGATGTCATCGCGCGCCACCCGGACCGTTTCCGTGCCAGCGTGCTCGTCGCGAATCGCGGCACCGAAGCGCTGGCCAAGCTCTGTGAGCGTTTCCGTCCGGATCTGGCCATCGTGGCCGATCCGTCGATGGAAGCCGATCTCGCGCGCCGCCTGGCGGCCGCTGGCGTGCGCTGCGAGATCGCTTCGGGCGCCGACGCGGTTACCGCCGCCGCCGCGGGGCCGCTCTGCGATACGGTCGTCGCAGCCATCGTGGGCGCGGCGGGTCTCGATTCCACGCTGGCAGCGGCGCGGGCCGGCAAGCGCCTCCTGCTGGCGAACAAGGAATCCATCGTGATGGGCGGCGAACTGCTGCTCCAGGCCCTGCGCGACGGTGGCGGGGATCTCATTCCGGTCGATTCCGAACACAACGCCATTTTCCAGTGCCTGCCTGGCGGGCGCCCGAACCTGAACGGCGCAGGTGTGCGTCGGCTCATTCTTACGGCGTCGGGCGGCCCGTTCCGCGGGAAGACCCGCGCCGAGCTCGGCACGATCACGCCGGACCAGGCCTGTGCCCATCCGAAATGGTCCATGGGCCGGAAGATCTCGGTGGATTCGGCGACGTTGATGAATAAAGGCCTCGAAGTTATCGAGGCCCACCACCTTTTCGCGGCACCGGCCGACGCCATCGATGTGGTCGTCCATCCGCAGAGCCTTGTCCATTCGATGGTGGACTACGTCGATGGCTCGGTACTGGCCCAGCTGGGCAACCCGGACATGCGCACCGCCATCGCCTGCGCGCTGGCCTACCCCGAGCGCATCGACGCCGGCGTGGCCCCGCTGGACCTGGCTGCCCATGCCCGGCTGGACTTCGAGCAACCCGATCTGGAGACCTTCCGCTGCCTCGCCCTGGCCTTCCAGGCCCTGCGCGCCGGGGGCGACGCCACGGCCATCCTGAACGCGGCGAACGAGGTGGCCGTGGAGGCTTTCCTCGCCGGCACCCTACCCTTCCTGGGCATCGCCGAGGTCGTTGAACGCGTTCTTGAGGAACTGCCGGCCAATCCTGTGGTCGATGTCCAGACCCTTGTCGAGCGTGATGCCGAAGCCCGACGGGCCGCCCGGGGCGTGCTCCACCGCGCTTACTGCTAAACTCGTTCCACCCAAACGTTTTTTCGAGACCCGCCCCCTCAGATGAGCCCATTCCTCGGTTCCGTGTTCTGGCTGCTGGTGACGCTTGGCGTCCTGGTGACCTTCCACGAATTCGGCCACTACTGGGTCGCGCGCCGCTGTGGCGTGCGCGTCCTGCGCTTTTCGGTGGGCTTTGGCCGGCCGCTGTGGCGTCGCGTCGCGAAAGACGGCACCGAATACCAGATCGCCGCCATCCCGCTCGGCGGCTATGTGAAGATGCTGGACGCCCGCGAAGGCGACGTACCCGAGAGCGAGCGCGCCGAAGAATTCACCGGCAAATCCGTGTGGAAGCGCATCGCCATCGTCGCCGCCGGCCCGGTCTTCAACCTCGTGTTCACCATCGTGGCCTTCTGGGCCATGTATATGGTCGGCCGCCCGGACGTGGCCCCGATCATCGCGGCCACCCCGGGTTCCCCGGCCGCCGTGGCGGGCATCCACCCGGGCGATCGCCTGCTGGCCGTCGACGGCACGGCGGTATCGACCTGGAGCGATGCCACCGACGTGCTGTTCAACGGCCTGCTCGGTAACGAGCCGGTGCCGGTGCACGTGCGCGGCACCGATGGCAGCGAACGTAACGTCGTGCTCCCCGTGCAGAACCTGGCGTTTGGCGACGCCGGCAAGCGGTTCCGCGAACTGGGCCTCGACCTCGAATCCCCGCCCGCCATCATTGATCAGGTCGTGCCCGGCGATCCCGCCGCACTCGCTGGCCTGCACCCGGGCGACCGCATCACCACGGTCAACGGCCAGGCCGTCGACGATTTCTCCGGCTTCACCAAGCTCGTCCAGGCGCAGGCGGCCACATCGCCCAAGCTGGCCCTGGGTATCGAGCGCGATGGCAAAGCCTCCACGCTGGACGTGACCGCCCGCATGGCCTCCGAGCAGGGCCAGCCGACCCGTTGGCTCGTCGGCATCGCCGGCAAGCCCCTGGAAGTCGCCACCCTGCGCTATGGCCCGGTGCGTGCGTTCACCGAGTCCCTGCACTCGACGTGGTCGGGTGCCACGTCCACCCTCGGCATGATCGGCAAGATGCTCTCGGGACAGGCCTCGGCCAAGAACATCTCGGGCGTCATTGGCATCGCGCAGGTGGCCAACAGCGCGGCCAACCAGGGCCTGGGCTGGTTCCTCAACTTCCTGGCGCTGGTATCGCTGAGTCTTGCGATCTTGAACCTGCTGCCGATCCCCGTCTTGGACGGGGGACACCTGCTGTATTACCTTATTGAGTTGGTCAAAGGCAGCCCGGTCAGCGAACGCACCATGATCGCCGGCCAGTATGTTGGGCTCGCTCTGCTGTTTACGTTGATGGGGTTGGCGTTTTTCAACGACATCCAGCGCATGCTCGTCTCGTGACGGGGGCGCACCTCTCTTTTCCCGGCCTCGGGGGCTCACGCGCCCGCGGCCAGACGATGCCGGGCATGAGTCCGGCACGTGCTCCTCTTCGGTCACCGGCCTCGTCCGCCGGTGGCTGGAATTAACCCATTGGAATCGACGATGAAGCGTATCGCCGCCCTGATCCTGCTTGCCTCCCTGTCCGCCAATGCGCTTGCCTTCGAGCCGTTTGTCGTTTCCGATATCCGTATCGATGGCCTGACCCGCATTGCGCAAGGCACGGTGCTGAGCTACCTGCCGATCGAGAAGGGCGACACCCTCAGCGATGACAAGGCCCAGGCCGCCATCCGCGCCCTCTACCAGACCAAGTTCTTCAGCGATGTCGAAGTCGAGCGCGAAGGCGACATCCTGGTCATCAAGGTGGTCGAGCGCCCGGCTATCGCCAAGCTCACACTGCGCGGCAACAAGGACATCAAGGAAGACGACCTGCGCAAGGGCCTGAAGGAGATCGGCCTGGCCGAGGGCGAAACCTTCGACCGTCTCTCGCTCGACCGCGTGCAGCAGGAACTGATCCGCCAGTACTACAACCGCGGCAAGTACAACGTTTCCGTCGATCCGCACGTGACCCAGCTCGATCGCAACCGAGTTGCCGTGGATATCGAAATCCGCGAAGGCAAGGCCGCCAAGATCAAGGAAATCAACGTCGTCGGCAACAAGGCGTTCACGGACAAGGAAATCCGCGACGGCTTTGAATCGAATACCTCCAACTGGCTGTCCTGGTACTCCAAGGACGACCAGTATTCGCGCGAGAAGCTCTCGGGCGATCTGGAAAAGCTCAGCAATTACTACATGAACCGCGGCTACGCCGATTTCGGCATCGATTCCACGCAGGTGGCGATCAGCCCGGACAAGCGCGCCATGTACGTCGATGCCAGCGTGAAGGAAGGCGAGGTCTATACCGTCTCCGACGTGAAGCTGCTCGGTGAGCTGATCCTGCCGGAAGAGACCCTGCGCAAGCTGGTCTATATCCACAAGGGCGACACCTTCAACCGCGCCGCCATCGAAGCGTCGAGCGATGCGATCAAGGCGATCCTCGCCAACATCGGCTACGCGTTCGCCAAGGTCACCCCGGTGCCGAAGCTGGACAAGGATAAGCGCACCGCCGACCTCACCCTGTTCATCGAACCGGGCAAGCGCGTGTACGTGCGCCGCGTCGTCTTCCAAGGCAATACCCGCACGGAAGACGAGGTGATGCGTCGCGAAATGCGCCAGCTCGAAGGCGCGTGGTACTCGCAGGGCGCCATCGATCGTTCGAAGACCCGTCTGCAGCGCCTCGGCTTCTTCAAGACGGTCGACATCGACAAGCAGCTGGTCCCGGGCACCGTCGACCAGGTGGACCTCACCGCCAAGGTGGAAGAGCAGTCCGCGGGCTCGCTCATGTTCGGCGTGGGTTACTCGCAGTACTCCGGCATCATCCTGTCGGCGTCGGTGTCGCAGAACAACTTCATGGGTACCGGTGACCGCTTCTCGATCGGCGCGGAAACCAGCACGTACTACAAGCGCGTCAACGCGAGCTACGTGAACCCGTACCTCACCGATTCGGGCATCTCGCTGGGTTACAACCTCGGCTACAGCAAGCTCGATTACGGCGATACCGATCTGGCGAACTACACGTACAGCACCAAGTCGTTCGAAACGACGCTGTCGTTCCCGATCACCGACTTCGATTCGCTGTCGACCAGCTTGGGTATCAGCTCGAACCTGATCAACAGCTCGTACTACACGCCGCGCCAGCTGGTGGCCTACCAGGATGCCCTGGGCAACAAGACGATCCATTCGTGGACGTCGAGCCTGGGTTACACCCA
This genomic interval carries:
- the pyrH gene encoding UMP kinase, translated to MSTPLNHRRILLKLSGEALMGSEDYGIDPKVIGRLAKEILEVIDAGVQVGVVIGGGNIFRGAGLAASGMDRVTGDHMGMLATVMNALAMQDAIEKLGGEARTMSAIKINEVCEDFIRRRAIRHLEKGRVALFAAGIGNPFFTTDSAAALRAVEIGADLLLKATKVDGVYSADPKRDPTATRYDHLSYNQVIERRLEVMDTAAIALCRENKLPLRIYDMTQPGNLMKIMKGEPVGTLVDAG
- the frr gene encoding ribosome recycling factor is translated as MINDIKKDAETRMGKSIDSLKHDLKSIRTGRANPAILENIRVPYYGSDTPLSQVANVTTPDARSLSVKPFDKAMIGPIEKAIMASDLGITPTTMGMDIRLNFPPPTEERRKELAKTVAKEGEQAKIAIRNVRRDAIQHVDKLLKDKAVTEDDKKRADDDIQKLTDKFIKEVDDVVKEKEKELMAL
- the uppS gene encoding polyprenyl diphosphate synthase, translating into MAAKPDARVPRHIAIVMDGNGRWAKQRLRPRTFGHHAGQKAVRTAVEFCLQRGVASLTLFAFSSENWSRPATEVSALMELFLKAIDREVDELHGNGVRIRFVGDLEAFAPELRARMLGAMERTSGNIALNMNVAVNYGGRWDIANAARLAAEAAARGEFSLAELDEQRLNSFTCLADQPPLDLFIRTGGERRVSNFLLWQLAYAELYFTDTLWPDVDQACLAEALDDYARRERRYGRTGEQVAAG
- a CDS encoding phosphatidate cytidylyltransferase, translated to MLKQRIITALILLPAVLALILLPPTTFFAAVVAIVFVGAAWEWAQLAGFRTPVSRGIVAAAAAVVFVVMLVVSTHGLLAALTFAGVAWWIGCCFWLRHFTFAAAPNNENRMLKLGAGVLVILPALAAATDLHASDRGHWWTLLALAIVWAADTGAYFSGRYFGRRKLAPRISPGKTWAGVYGAVVGGGLVAFVGGWLLGVEDGAKLVGLTILGVITVAVAVVGDLFESLMKRHASVKDSGNLIPGHGGLLDRLDSVFAALPIFAAGKLLLGL
- a CDS encoding 1-deoxy-D-xylulose-5-phosphate reductoisomerase; protein product: MRQVGVLGATGSIGTSTLDVIARHPDRFRASVLVANRGTEALAKLCERFRPDLAIVADPSMEADLARRLAAAGVRCEIASGADAVTAAAAGPLCDTVVAAIVGAAGLDSTLAAARAGKRLLLANKESIVMGGELLLQALRDGGGDLIPVDSEHNAIFQCLPGGRPNLNGAGVRRLILTASGGPFRGKTRAELGTITPDQACAHPKWSMGRKISVDSATLMNKGLEVIEAHHLFAAPADAIDVVVHPQSLVHSMVDYVDGSVLAQLGNPDMRTAIACALAYPERIDAGVAPLDLAAHARLDFEQPDLETFRCLALAFQALRAGGDATAILNAANEVAVEAFLAGTLPFLGIAEVVERVLEELPANPVVDVQTLVERDAEARRAARGVLHRAYC
- the rseP gene encoding RIP metalloprotease RseP, giving the protein MSPFLGSVFWLLVTLGVLVTFHEFGHYWVARRCGVRVLRFSVGFGRPLWRRVAKDGTEYQIAAIPLGGYVKMLDAREGDVPESERAEEFTGKSVWKRIAIVAAGPVFNLVFTIVAFWAMYMVGRPDVAPIIAATPGSPAAVAGIHPGDRLLAVDGTAVSTWSDATDVLFNGLLGNEPVPVHVRGTDGSERNVVLPVQNLAFGDAGKRFRELGLDLESPPAIIDQVVPGDPAALAGLHPGDRITTVNGQAVDDFSGFTKLVQAQAATSPKLALGIERDGKASTLDVTARMASEQGQPTRWLVGIAGKPLEVATLRYGPVRAFTESLHSTWSGATSTLGMIGKMLSGQASAKNISGVIGIAQVANSAANQGLGWFLNFLALVSLSLAILNLLPIPVLDGGHLLYYLIELVKGSPVSERTMIAGQYVGLALLFTLMGLAFFNDIQRMLVS
- the bamA gene encoding outer membrane protein assembly factor BamA, producing MKRIAALILLASLSANALAFEPFVVSDIRIDGLTRIAQGTVLSYLPIEKGDTLSDDKAQAAIRALYQTKFFSDVEVEREGDILVIKVVERPAIAKLTLRGNKDIKEDDLRKGLKEIGLAEGETFDRLSLDRVQQELIRQYYNRGKYNVSVDPHVTQLDRNRVAVDIEIREGKAAKIKEINVVGNKAFTDKEIRDGFESNTSNWLSWYSKDDQYSREKLSGDLEKLSNYYMNRGYADFGIDSTQVAISPDKRAMYVDASVKEGEVYTVSDVKLLGELILPEETLRKLVYIHKGDTFNRAAIEASSDAIKAILANIGYAFAKVTPVPKLDKDKRTADLTLFIEPGKRVYVRRVVFQGNTRTEDEVMRREMRQLEGAWYSQGAIDRSKTRLQRLGFFKTVDIDKQLVPGTVDQVDLTAKVEEQSAGSLMFGVGYSQYSGIILSASVSQNNFMGTGDRFSIGAETSTYYKRVNASYVNPYLTDSGISLGYNLGYSKLDYGDTDLANYTYSTKSFETTLSFPITDFDSLSTSLGISSNLINSSYYTPRQLVAYQDALGNKTIHSWTSSLGYTHDTRNSYWAPTRGGQLSLSISGALPGSTVQYYKIFGEANHYWPIGKGFVLYLDGQVGYGKTYGQTYDHDGYGTNADGSPNFNDVIYKKGDKVAFPFWENYYAGGVRDVRGFQDNTLGPRLCDGGSLSSTPDKKNQCSGGYYSYGQPVGGAFKTLGTAQVFLPLPFLKDVNTARVSWFVDVGNVYESYSTFKASELRASTGLSLQWQAPIGPLIINFAVPFRKQAGDNRFVERIQFTFGNQF